One region of Hymenobacter sediminicola genomic DNA includes:
- a CDS encoding sensor histidine kinase, with protein MRLQLNTKILLGFIIALAVLLLTSLLAYRSIQQLAFYTRQVEHTYQVLQYTSQLRTKVRDAQTAVRGYLLLADTTRLAEYRTNLEGTSHDFDSLQLLTRDNPVQQDRLDTLRQLVAHEKQVLQKWSLVRPTPYAARDLLLADQTTLEKLRKVVSDITATETVLLRERSLNQDFYENTTPIAIVGSAVLAILIVLWLFSKITRELQANERLQQELAQVNQDTARRITIIEQLAERVVQGDYSVKISSGAQQDSLGNLATSLNHMTQTLEETFAALQNRNKELDQFAYVASHDLKAPVRGVLTVLKWIEDELPHELSTQMRQYLDMMKGRLIRLEDLINGILAYARVGRTEQKLEEVRVEQLVREVAELVVPPAFHVEIPTTMPTFVTDRLSLQQVFTNLMSNAAKYHDKATGTITVSCQDIGRCYEFRVQDDGPGIAPEYHEKIFLIFQTLRDRNTAESTGIGLSIVKKIIDEKKGSIHVDSAAGQGAAFVFTWPKAAVPELPAATL; from the coding sequence ATGCGCTTACAACTCAATACCAAGATTCTGCTCGGGTTTATTATTGCTCTGGCGGTGCTGCTGCTTACGTCGCTGCTTGCCTACCGCAGCATTCAACAGCTTGCGTTTTACACCCGCCAGGTAGAGCACACGTATCAGGTATTACAGTATACGTCGCAGTTGCGCACCAAAGTGCGCGATGCCCAAACGGCCGTGCGGGGCTATTTGCTGCTGGCTGATACCACCCGGCTGGCGGAGTACAGAACTAATCTGGAAGGAACCAGCCACGATTTCGACTCGCTGCAGCTGCTCACCCGCGACAACCCAGTGCAGCAGGACCGCCTGGATACGCTGCGCCAGCTGGTAGCGCATGAGAAGCAGGTGCTGCAAAAATGGAGCCTCGTACGCCCTACGCCCTATGCGGCCCGTGACCTGTTGCTGGCCGACCAGACGACGCTAGAGAAGCTACGGAAAGTAGTCAGTGATATTACCGCCACCGAAACCGTGCTGTTGCGGGAGCGAAGCCTGAATCAGGATTTCTATGAGAATACCACGCCCATTGCTATTGTGGGGTCGGCGGTGCTGGCCATCCTGATTGTGCTATGGCTGTTCTCAAAGATTACGCGGGAGCTGCAGGCCAACGAACGGCTGCAGCAGGAGCTAGCCCAGGTGAACCAAGACACGGCGCGTCGTATCACCATCATTGAGCAACTGGCCGAACGAGTGGTGCAGGGCGACTATAGCGTCAAAATCAGCAGCGGCGCGCAGCAGGACAGCCTCGGCAACCTAGCCACGTCGCTCAACCACATGACCCAGACCCTGGAAGAAACCTTCGCGGCCCTGCAAAACCGCAACAAGGAGTTGGATCAGTTTGCCTATGTAGCTTCCCACGACCTGAAAGCCCCCGTACGCGGCGTCCTGACCGTATTGAAATGGATTGAAGATGAGCTGCCCCATGAGCTCAGCACCCAGATGCGCCAGTACCTGGACATGATGAAGGGCCGCCTGATCCGCCTCGAAGACCTCATCAATGGCATCTTGGCCTACGCCCGTGTGGGGCGTACTGAACAGAAGCTGGAAGAAGTGCGGGTGGAGCAGCTGGTGCGGGAAGTAGCCGAGCTGGTGGTGCCGCCGGCCTTCCACGTGGAAATTCCGACTACGATGCCCACTTTCGTGACAGACCGCCTTAGCCTGCAGCAGGTGTTCACGAACCTGATGAGCAACGCCGCCAAATACCACGACAAAGCCACCGGCACCATCACGGTTAGCTGCCAGGATATCGGCCGCTGCTACGAGTTTCGGGTGCAGGACGATGGGCCGGGCATTGCGCCGGAGTACCACGAGAAAATCTTCCTCATCTTTCAGACGCTGCGCGACCGGAACACCGCCGAAAGCACCGGCATCGGCCTCAGCATCGTCAAGAAGATAATTGATGAGAAGAAAGGCAGCATCCACGTAGATTCGGCGGCTGGCCAGGGTGCGGCATTCGTCTTCACCTGGCCTAAAGCGGCTGTGCCGGAGCTGCCCGCCGCTACGTTGTAG
- a CDS encoding response regulator produces the protein MRSVLLVEDDFFDTMTVKKSFEKFSVQHQLYSAFNGLEALDLLRGQNGAEAIRPLPEVILLDLNMPKMNGHEFLAEIRKDPELADIPVFIITTSAMDVDRLNAQNLGVSGYIIKPLDFETSPDMVDSMSLLEKLLK, from the coding sequence ATGCGCTCTGTATTGCTTGTTGAAGACGATTTTTTTGACACGATGACGGTGAAGAAGTCGTTTGAGAAATTCAGTGTGCAGCACCAGCTGTATTCCGCTTTCAATGGCTTGGAAGCGCTGGACCTGCTGCGCGGCCAGAACGGCGCAGAAGCCATCCGGCCGCTGCCTGAAGTGATTCTGCTGGACCTGAACATGCCCAAGATGAACGGGCACGAGTTTCTGGCCGAAATCCGCAAAGACCCCGAACTGGCCGACATTCCGGTGTTCATCATCACCACTTCTGCCATGGACGTAGACCGGCTGAATGCCCAGAACCTGGGCGTGAGCGGCTACATCATCAAGCCCCTGGACTTCGAAACCAGCCCCGACATGGTAGACAGCATGAGCCTGCTGGAGAAGCTGCTGAAATAG
- a CDS encoding endonuclease III domain-containing protein encodes MKPSLFPASAPADFEARHQKPLLVHARLCAEYGAPFPFFSTKDPLSELISALLSHRTRNQDSHRAYQQLRTRFPDWEQVRDAPTEQVQEAISACTWPEQKAPRLQAVLREITERCAGPCNLLFLADMPIAEARSWLETISGVGPKTSAAVLLFSTLRIPAMPVDSHHHRVAQRLGLIGPKVGEAAAHKLLEALLPPGWDAQQVYDHHEAFMFHGQKCCYFHTPACGRCVVLDQCPFGQARVQA; translated from the coding sequence GTGAAACCCTCTCTGTTCCCCGCCTCTGCTCCCGCCGACTTCGAAGCCCGCCACCAAAAGCCGCTGCTGGTACACGCGCGCCTGTGCGCCGAGTACGGCGCGCCATTTCCGTTTTTTAGCACCAAAGACCCGCTCAGTGAGTTAATCAGCGCGCTGCTCTCGCACCGCACCCGCAACCAGGACTCGCACCGCGCCTACCAGCAGCTGCGGACCCGCTTTCCGGATTGGGAACAAGTGCGCGACGCCCCTACGGAGCAGGTGCAGGAAGCCATCAGCGCGTGCACCTGGCCCGAGCAGAAAGCGCCCCGCCTGCAGGCCGTGCTGCGCGAAATAACGGAGCGCTGTGCCGGCCCCTGCAACCTGCTGTTTCTGGCCGATATGCCTATAGCAGAAGCACGATCTTGGCTGGAAACCATTTCGGGCGTGGGACCCAAAACCAGCGCGGCGGTGCTGCTCTTCAGCACGCTGCGCATTCCGGCTATGCCCGTGGATAGCCACCATCACCGCGTGGCGCAGCGGCTGGGCCTCATTGGGCCGAAGGTGGGCGAGGCAGCAGCGCACAAATTGCTAGAAGCATTGCTGCCGCCCGGTTGGGATGCTCAGCAGGTCTACGACCACCACGAGGCTTTCATGTTTCATGGCCAGAAATGCTGCTACTTCCATACGCCCGCCTGTGGCCGCTGCGTCGTGCTCGACCAATGCCCATTTGGGCAGGCGAGGGTGCAGGCTTGA
- a CDS encoding DUF167 domain-containing protein has translation MAVLHLKAKPNARQNALQVASDGTITVRLHAPAQDGKANACLLAYLAEVFQLPKSHLTLLSGHTAPFKKVELAGISEEQLRVALAPFVAS, from the coding sequence GTGGCCGTATTGCACCTCAAAGCCAAGCCTAATGCCCGCCAGAATGCCCTGCAGGTAGCCTCTGATGGCACCATAACCGTGCGCCTACACGCGCCGGCGCAGGATGGCAAGGCTAATGCCTGTCTGCTGGCCTACCTGGCCGAGGTGTTTCAGCTGCCCAAATCCCATCTTACGCTGCTTAGCGGCCACACTGCGCCATTTAAGAAAGTAGAGCTGGCCGGTATTTCGGAGGAGCAACTGCGGGTGGCGCTGGCTCCTTTCGTGGCCTCCTAA
- a CDS encoding ZIP family metal transporter, with product MTFPTWAQAGFWGLVSGSALLLGAAIGYYAKVPQRLIAAVMAFGSGVLISTLSLELMEEAYHKGGFTATALGFVGGAAAFTLANWMLARHGAKHRKRSGHHQSQERNAVQQGQTEGNEAGDDNGLALAIGALLDGIPESIVIGLSMLAGGAVSMVAVVAIFLSNLPEGLSSASGMRKAGRPAHYVLLLWAGIALVSGAASLLGYTVFSHFSNEVVAATMAVSAGAVLAMIADTMIPEAFEVAHNFTGLITVLGFLVSFFLSKMG from the coding sequence ATGACTTTTCCTACTTGGGCGCAAGCCGGATTCTGGGGCCTAGTTTCGGGTTCTGCCTTGCTGCTGGGTGCGGCCATCGGCTACTATGCCAAGGTGCCGCAGCGGCTTATTGCGGCTGTTATGGCATTCGGTAGTGGTGTCCTGATTTCGACCCTCTCGCTGGAGCTAATGGAAGAAGCCTACCACAAAGGCGGTTTTACGGCCACGGCGCTGGGGTTTGTGGGTGGTGCAGCGGCTTTCACACTGGCCAACTGGATGCTGGCCCGGCATGGTGCCAAGCACCGCAAACGCTCGGGCCACCACCAAAGCCAAGAGCGAAACGCCGTACAGCAGGGCCAGACCGAAGGCAACGAGGCCGGCGACGACAATGGGCTGGCCTTGGCCATCGGGGCACTGTTGGATGGCATTCCAGAAAGCATTGTAATTGGACTGAGCATGCTGGCCGGCGGAGCCGTGAGCATGGTAGCAGTAGTGGCCATTTTCCTTTCCAATCTACCCGAAGGCCTATCCAGCGCCTCTGGTATGCGCAAGGCGGGGCGGCCGGCGCACTATGTGCTGCTGCTCTGGGCCGGCATTGCACTGGTTTCGGGCGCGGCGTCGCTGCTGGGCTACACGGTATTCAGCCACTTCTCCAACGAGGTAGTGGCCGCGACTATGGCCGTATCGGCGGGTGCGGTACTGGCCATGATTGCCGATACCATGATTCCGGAGGCCTTCGAAGTGGCGCACAACTTCACGGGGCTGATTACGGTGTTGGGCTTTCTGGTTTCCTTCTTTTTGAGCAAAATGGGGTAA
- a CDS encoding ammonium transporter yields the protein MTYPANKLTSLSMFTLVSVVVLACVAAFIEVPHPAAEAGSLNAADVAWMLTATAFVLIMTPGLSFFYGGMVRPKNVISTMLQSFVAMGVITLVFYFVGFSLAYGDSWHGLIGNPLTFAMLRNVGTAPNPAFAASIPFVLYFAFQLKFAVITPALITGSFAERVRFKGYLAFMVLFSLFIYSPLAHWTWHPEGFLRKWGVLDFAGGTVVHISAGIAALAGAMVLGRRSTHVRKTVFSTPNVPFVLLGTGLLWFGWFGFNAGSSLGANDVAALAFVNTTLASGAALTAWLLVETVHGGKPTALGACIGAVVGLVAITPAAGFVQYGHSVFIGVISSLISYGAVHWKNNRTTIDDTLDVFPCHGLGGIVGMLLTGVFADKVGLIHGTATVFGYHVLGLLIVVSYSFVGSWLLLKLTDRVFGLRVKLQEEELGLDLSQHEESTYHVDEEFERTYRRELVEENA from the coding sequence ATGACCTATCCTGCCAACAAGCTCACTAGCCTGAGCATGTTCACCCTGGTGTCAGTGGTGGTGCTGGCTTGCGTTGCAGCTTTTATAGAAGTTCCACACCCTGCAGCCGAGGCCGGCTCGCTTAACGCGGCCGACGTGGCCTGGATGCTTACCGCCACCGCCTTTGTGCTCATCATGACGCCGGGTCTGTCGTTCTTCTATGGTGGTATGGTCCGGCCCAAGAACGTTATCAGCACGATGCTGCAGAGCTTCGTGGCTATGGGCGTGATTACGCTGGTATTCTACTTCGTGGGTTTCTCCCTGGCCTACGGTGACTCCTGGCACGGACTGATTGGCAACCCCCTCACGTTTGCCATGCTGCGCAACGTGGGCACAGCGCCCAATCCGGCGTTTGCGGCCAGTATTCCATTTGTGCTTTACTTCGCATTCCAACTAAAATTCGCCGTTATCACGCCGGCTCTGATCACGGGTTCCTTTGCCGAACGGGTCCGTTTCAAAGGCTATCTGGCGTTTATGGTGCTGTTCAGCCTGTTCATCTATAGCCCGCTGGCTCACTGGACCTGGCACCCTGAAGGCTTCCTGCGCAAATGGGGCGTACTTGACTTTGCCGGCGGCACGGTCGTGCATATTTCGGCAGGTATTGCCGCGCTGGCTGGGGCTATGGTACTGGGCCGGCGGTCAACTCACGTGCGCAAAACGGTGTTTTCTACGCCCAATGTGCCTTTCGTGCTGCTTGGTACCGGTTTGTTGTGGTTTGGCTGGTTTGGTTTCAATGCCGGTTCTTCTTTGGGAGCCAACGACGTAGCAGCGTTGGCTTTCGTGAATACCACGCTGGCTTCGGGGGCGGCTCTCACGGCTTGGCTGCTAGTAGAAACAGTGCACGGTGGCAAACCTACCGCGCTGGGCGCCTGCATCGGGGCGGTGGTCGGTCTGGTGGCTATTACGCCGGCCGCGGGCTTCGTGCAGTATGGGCACAGCGTGTTTATCGGCGTTATTTCGTCACTGATCAGCTATGGAGCAGTGCACTGGAAAAACAACCGTACTACCATTGATGATACGCTGGACGTGTTTCCTTGCCACGGGCTGGGTGGCATCGTGGGCATGCTGCTCACGGGTGTCTTCGCCGATAAAGTCGGTCTGATTCATGGCACGGCCACCGTGTTCGGCTACCACGTGCTGGGTCTGCTGATTGTGGTGAGCTACTCATTTGTAGGCTCGTGGCTGCTGCTGAAGCTGACGGACCGCGTGTTCGGGCTGCGGGTGAAGCTGCAGGAAGAAGAACTGGGCCTCGATCTGAGCCAGCACGAAGAGTCCACCTACCATGTAGATGAAGAATTTGAGCGTACCTACCGCCGCGAACTGGTGGAGGAAAACGCCTAG
- a CDS encoding polysaccharide deacetylase family protein, whose amino-acid sequence MRILHVLSANFFAGSVSYAVHLAEAHRTQGHEVWLLSDAATLPTGAHVEQLPISNRRHPQRLRNIRRIRQLVKQQQIEVVHAHSRAASWVAYFALRGLKVPLVSTVHGRQHLHTSTSLFDIYGDKVVAICANLRTHLAEEVKMQPDKIVLLPNGVAFGEDARGRSVPSELRLSFIGRFNGGKGERAAALLQHVFPVLLADLPSLRVSLIGGELEHLPAAGKTALAELQQQFGSRVEVVGFTDDVPGWLHRSTLVIGAGRVAIEALGAGVPVLALGEAGSEGIVTGETYIQAAASNFGDISALLASTTVDYDALLAQVQTFLQAPQPVEEVLVQRVRADYNLVRISSEVLALYRSAVMKKRVPGFIPVLMYHKIPVEPLQTKHRIFVTKDRFAEHLRFFQQQRFTPITFLDYLAFANGEKNLADFPARPLILTFDDGYLDNYTNLLPLMQQYGYRGVLYLLGNPAIRYNYWDVETDPTEPRCEIMDEAQKRAFVAAGWEIGAHTMSHARLPELPLPDAAREIRESKTALEKSLETQIVSFAYPYGALTEAHKQQVHEAGFAFGVATDTGGLRIEDDRFQVFRVNIFPEETPATLRKKTSSWYRQYYRWKRGK is encoded by the coding sequence ATGCGTATTCTGCACGTGCTGTCTGCCAACTTTTTCGCCGGTTCGGTGAGCTACGCCGTGCACCTAGCGGAAGCGCACCGCACCCAGGGCCACGAGGTATGGCTGCTTTCCGATGCTGCCACGCTACCCACCGGCGCCCACGTTGAGCAGCTACCCATCAGTAACCGGCGTCACCCGCAGCGGCTGCGCAACATCCGGCGCATCCGGCAACTGGTGAAACAGCAGCAGATTGAGGTGGTGCATGCCCACTCGCGCGCTGCCAGCTGGGTGGCCTATTTCGCGCTGCGGGGCCTGAAGGTGCCGCTTGTGAGCACCGTGCACGGCCGCCAGCACCTGCATACCAGCACCAGCCTCTTCGACATCTACGGCGACAAGGTCGTTGCCATCTGCGCCAACCTGCGCACGCATCTGGCGGAAGAGGTGAAGATGCAGCCCGATAAAATCGTGCTGCTTCCCAACGGCGTCGCTTTTGGTGAAGACGCTCGTGGCCGTTCTGTTCCTTCTGAGCTTCGACTGTCATTTATTGGCCGCTTCAACGGCGGCAAAGGCGAGCGGGCAGCGGCGCTATTGCAGCACGTGTTTCCTGTGTTGCTGGCGGACTTGCCATCATTGCGCGTCAGCTTGATTGGTGGTGAGCTGGAACACCTGCCGGCCGCTGGTAAAACTGCTTTAGCTGAGTTGCAGCAGCAGTTTGGTAGTCGTGTGGAGGTTGTTGGCTTTACCGATGACGTACCGGGCTGGCTGCACCGCTCCACCCTGGTAATAGGAGCAGGGCGGGTAGCTATTGAGGCGCTGGGAGCCGGTGTGCCCGTACTGGCCCTGGGCGAAGCCGGCAGTGAAGGCATAGTTACAGGCGAAACATACATTCAGGCCGCTGCTTCTAACTTTGGCGACATTTCGGCGCTGCTGGCCTCTACAACCGTGGACTACGATGCGCTGCTGGCGCAGGTGCAGACGTTTCTGCAGGCGCCACAACCCGTGGAAGAAGTGTTGGTCCAGCGCGTGCGGGCCGACTATAACCTGGTGCGCATCAGCAGCGAGGTGCTGGCTTTATACCGTTCGGCGGTAATGAAAAAGCGAGTCCCCGGCTTCATTCCGGTGCTCATGTACCATAAGATTCCCGTGGAGCCGCTGCAAACCAAGCACCGCATCTTCGTTACGAAGGACCGGTTTGCGGAGCACCTGCGCTTCTTCCAGCAGCAGCGCTTCACGCCCATCACCTTCCTCGATTACCTGGCTTTTGCCAACGGCGAAAAGAACTTGGCCGACTTTCCGGCCCGGCCACTCATCCTCACCTTCGACGACGGCTACCTCGACAACTACACCAACCTATTGCCCCTGATGCAGCAATATGGCTACCGCGGTGTGCTGTACCTGCTCGGCAACCCGGCTATTCGCTACAACTACTGGGATGTGGAAACCGACCCCACCGAGCCACGCTGCGAAATCATGGACGAAGCGCAGAAGCGGGCCTTCGTGGCGGCAGGCTGGGAAATTGGTGCGCATACCATGAGCCATGCCCGCCTGCCCGAACTGCCGCTGCCCGACGCTGCCCGTGAGATACGGGAAAGCAAAACGGCGCTGGAAAAGAGCCTGGAAACACAAATCGTTTCCTTCGCTTACCCCTACGGTGCTCTGACAGAAGCTCACAAGCAGCAGGTGCATGAGGCCGGCTTTGCATTCGGGGTGGCCACCGACACGGGTGGCTTGCGTATCGAGGACGACCGGTTTCAGGTGTTTCGGGTGAACATATTCCCGGAGGAAACGCCTGCTACGCTGCGTAAAAAAACGTCTTCGTGGTACCGGCAATACTACCGCTGGAAGCGCGGTAAGTAG
- a CDS encoding ATP-binding protein, translating into MAALPNPSDLQPLLDALKFSPENVPLRRHVAGLLRQAGRLAEAEEHYRLGLRQAPDDEELQLGLAETYAALQKTSAALVVLEEVLRAHPDHARAHLLHARVLARAGGPPDEARAAYQQALQLDSSLRDTALDEQLGLRPAAQPAGGGAPADYNATHVSDQGLDERALFAGLEKPKITFQDVGGMEAVKEEISLKMIHPLQFPDLYKAYGKAAGGGLLLYGPPGCGKTYLARATAGEVKASFIHVGINDILDMWMGQSEKKLHELFELARVQAPCVLFFDEVDALAANRHDLRQSAGRTLINQFLEELDGARSSNDGVLILAATNAPWHLDPAFRRPGRFDRIVLVTPPDEPARVAILEVLLRNKPVADNLNLPALAAQTAGLSGADLQAVVDTAVEACLRESMKGGKPLPVQQSHLLAAAKQVRPSTKEWFATAKNYALYSNEGGTYDDILTYLGIKK; encoded by the coding sequence ATGGCGGCTCTACCCAATCCTTCCGACTTACAACCTTTACTCGACGCGCTGAAGTTTTCGCCCGAAAACGTGCCCCTGCGCCGCCACGTAGCCGGCCTGCTGCGCCAAGCTGGCCGCCTAGCTGAAGCGGAAGAACACTACCGCCTGGGCCTGCGCCAGGCTCCCGATGATGAGGAATTGCAGCTGGGTCTGGCCGAAACCTATGCGGCGCTGCAGAAAACTTCGGCGGCGCTGGTAGTGCTGGAGGAAGTGCTGCGTGCTCACCCCGACCATGCCCGCGCCCACCTGCTGCACGCCCGGGTGCTGGCCCGCGCAGGCGGCCCGCCCGACGAGGCTCGCGCCGCCTACCAGCAAGCCCTGCAGTTGGACAGCAGCCTCCGCGACACCGCCCTGGATGAGCAACTGGGGTTGCGCCCGGCCGCCCAGCCCGCCGGTGGTGGCGCCCCCGCCGACTACAACGCCACCCACGTCTCGGACCAGGGACTAGATGAACGAGCGTTGTTTGCAGGCCTAGAAAAACCGAAGATTACGTTTCAGGACGTGGGCGGCATGGAGGCAGTGAAAGAGGAAATCAGCCTCAAGATGATTCATCCGCTGCAATTTCCCGACCTGTACAAAGCCTATGGCAAGGCCGCGGGCGGCGGGCTGCTACTGTATGGCCCGCCCGGCTGCGGCAAAACCTACTTGGCCCGCGCCACGGCCGGCGAGGTGAAAGCCTCGTTCATCCACGTGGGCATCAACGACATTCTGGACATGTGGATGGGCCAGAGCGAGAAGAAGCTCCACGAGCTATTCGAGCTGGCCCGCGTGCAGGCGCCCTGCGTGCTGTTTTTCGACGAAGTGGATGCCTTGGCCGCCAACCGCCACGACCTGCGCCAGAGTGCCGGCCGCACCCTCATCAACCAGTTTCTGGAGGAGCTGGACGGCGCCCGCAGCTCCAACGACGGCGTGCTGATTCTCGCCGCCACCAACGCGCCCTGGCACCTCGACCCCGCCTTCCGCCGGCCCGGCCGCTTCGACCGGATTGTGCTGGTAACGCCCCCCGATGAGCCCGCCCGCGTGGCTATTCTGGAAGTGCTGTTGCGCAACAAACCCGTGGCCGATAACCTCAACCTGCCGGCCCTGGCCGCTCAAACTGCCGGCCTCTCCGGCGCCGACCTGCAAGCCGTGGTGGATACGGCTGTGGAAGCCTGCCTGCGCGAATCAATGAAAGGCGGCAAGCCGCTGCCGGTGCAGCAGAGCCACTTGCTGGCCGCCGCCAAGCAGGTGCGCCCCAGCACCAAGGAGTGGTTTGCCACGGCCAAAAATTACGCGCTGTACTCCAACGAAGGCGGCACCTACGACGACATCCTGACTTACCTCGGCATCAAAAAATAA
- a CDS encoding tetratricopeptide repeat protein, which yields MRPDTPAARWQSAVQNLLDIHRPEQAEQLVRQQLMRNPQDAVAHILLSFALYQQNQLETARETAQQALALNPAASEAFYVLFLVEDQAGQWPARASALQEALRLQPLNPKYQAAQAQLYLHQNQPAAAQQVAARGLAHNPAHAGCLIALADALHELQRWPDLAPVLQQLVAAHPNLPKAHQLLGREAMRQKHYAAAQAHFQEVLRLAPSDATALQGASQAIRRQLWVGRAAVWLDDYLTFISEGTKQGKLKAWGHFLLILIPLSLLCIPLLLFMGFEAAYWRLHPQVRRLRNRPDQALPYAQQTFWRYGPVAAFTLLLLAWLTVVFWLVVWLGVPESSLGPGLTGGLTAVAMAIWAAFKQASEQPLPEKPPLGKVLVAVLALAVSIACVSWPATWPYGPLGVLGLTSWVGFLAFRRARAAAQ from the coding sequence ATGAGGCCCGATACGCCGGCAGCGCGGTGGCAAAGCGCAGTACAGAATCTGCTGGACATACACCGGCCCGAGCAAGCCGAGCAGCTGGTTCGGCAGCAACTGATGCGCAATCCGCAGGATGCAGTTGCGCACATCTTGCTCAGCTTTGCCTTGTACCAACAGAACCAGCTGGAAACGGCGCGGGAAACGGCGCAGCAGGCATTGGCCCTGAATCCGGCCGCCAGTGAGGCATTTTACGTGCTGTTTCTGGTGGAAGACCAGGCTGGGCAATGGCCTGCCCGGGCGAGTGCGCTACAGGAAGCCCTCCGCTTGCAGCCTCTTAATCCCAAATACCAAGCAGCTCAGGCGCAGCTATATTTACACCAAAACCAGCCAGCTGCGGCGCAGCAAGTTGCCGCGCGGGGCCTCGCCCACAATCCGGCCCACGCCGGCTGCCTGATAGCCCTTGCAGATGCGCTACACGAGTTGCAGCGCTGGCCAGACTTGGCGCCGGTGCTGCAGCAGTTGGTAGCGGCGCATCCTAACCTGCCTAAAGCGCACCAGCTGCTGGGGCGTGAGGCAATGCGGCAAAAGCACTATGCAGCCGCCCAAGCCCATTTTCAGGAGGTGCTGCGCCTGGCCCCCTCCGATGCCACGGCCCTGCAAGGCGCCAGTCAGGCAATCCGCCGCCAGCTCTGGGTTGGTCGGGCGGCCGTGTGGCTGGACGACTACCTAACATTCATTTCGGAAGGCACCAAACAGGGCAAGCTGAAAGCGTGGGGCCACTTTCTGCTGATTCTGATTCCGCTGAGCCTGCTGTGCATCCCACTTTTGCTGTTCATGGGGTTTGAGGCCGCGTACTGGCGGCTGCACCCGCAGGTGCGGCGCCTCCGCAACCGTCCCGACCAAGCGCTTCCGTACGCCCAGCAAACGTTCTGGCGGTATGGGCCGGTGGCCGCTTTCACGCTGTTGCTACTGGCTTGGCTCACGGTCGTTTTCTGGTTGGTGGTGTGGCTGGGGGTGCCGGAAAGTAGCCTGGGGCCGGGCCTCACGGGCGGGCTCACAGCGGTGGCCATGGCTATTTGGGCCGCTTTCAAACAAGCCTCCGAGCAACCTTTACCCGAAAAGCCGCCCCTGGGAAAGGTGCTGGTAGCCGTGCTGGCGCTGGCCGTCAGTATTGCGTGTGTGAGCTGGCCGGCTACCTGGCCCTATGGACCGCTGGGGGTACTGGGACTAACCAGTTGGGTTGGGTTTCTGGCTTTTCGCCGGGCCCGGGCGGCGGCGCAGTAG
- a CDS encoding tetratricopeptide repeat protein, whose translation MNSIQNISRVQLLLQHKRPQEAEQEARRQLRDDPDNSYLHCLLALALMELVRLPEAQATAQQAIHLDPENSFAFYVLSATLQRQHELPAALEAIEEALALDPEDADYQHVLGQIRFQQGQLYAALRAAEAGLQADPTHVDCLGLRARCLARLGRRDEAAADLDEALRQSPSDAGTHADLGWVALERGRAKEAAGYFREALRLNPTSDYAREGLVSALKARFWLYNGFYRFMVWTQTLSPGMRQGMFIGLFILSRVVPGLLPLYLVLVYMSWFAEPLFNSLLRFNRYGRFALSEEDTQYSNQFLALLVSGLALLAAGYYSKISPFTTAGIVALGLLFPLVGTQRQWHPKRRQQSKWFGWGLAAVGVLSISFDALALPGEGPLFLTFLGGTLVYVWVMGLRS comes from the coding sequence ATGAACTCTATCCAGAATATCAGCCGCGTGCAGCTGTTGCTGCAACATAAGCGCCCCCAAGAGGCCGAGCAGGAAGCCCGACGCCAGCTCCGCGACGACCCCGACAACAGCTATTTGCACTGTCTGCTGGCCCTGGCTTTAATGGAACTGGTCCGCTTGCCCGAGGCCCAGGCTACCGCGCAGCAAGCCATTCATCTAGACCCCGAAAACAGCTTTGCCTTCTACGTGCTGAGTGCCACGCTGCAGCGCCAGCATGAGCTGCCAGCAGCGCTGGAGGCCATTGAAGAAGCCCTGGCCCTAGACCCCGAAGATGCCGACTACCAGCACGTACTGGGCCAGATCCGGTTTCAGCAGGGCCAGCTGTACGCCGCGTTGCGCGCCGCCGAAGCCGGCCTTCAGGCCGACCCGACCCACGTGGATTGCCTGGGGCTGCGGGCGCGCTGCCTGGCCCGCCTCGGCCGCCGCGACGAAGCCGCCGCCGACCTCGACGAAGCCCTGCGCCAAAGCCCCTCCGACGCCGGCACCCACGCCGACTTGGGCTGGGTGGCCCTGGAACGTGGCCGCGCCAAAGAAGCGGCCGGTTACTTCCGCGAAGCCCTGCGCCTCAACCCCACCTCCGACTACGCCCGCGAAGGCCTGGTTTCGGCCCTGAAAGCCCGTTTTTGGCTCTACAATGGCTTCTACCGCTTCATGGTCTGGACCCAGACGCTGAGCCCCGGTATGCGGCAGGGTATGTTTATCGGGTTGTTTATACTCTCGCGGGTGGTGCCGGGGCTGCTGCCGCTGTACTTGGTGCTGGTGTACATGAGCTGGTTTGCTGAGCCACTTTTCAACTCGCTCCTCCGCTTCAACCGCTACGGCCGCTTTGCTCTCAGCGAGGAAGACACGCAGTATTCCAACCAGTTCCTAGCGTTGCTGGTAAGTGGCCTGGCATTACTGGCCGCTGGCTATTACAGTAAAATCAGCCCCTTCACTACGGCTGGTATTGTGGCGCTAGGCCTGCTTTTTCCGCTGGTAGGCACGCAGCGCCAGTGGCACCCGAAACGGCGGCAACAATCCAAGTGGTTTGGCTGGGGGCTGGCGGCTGTGGGCGTACTGTCCATCAGTTTCGATGCGCTGGCACTGCCGGGTGAGGGGCCGCTGTTCCTGACGTTTCTGGGCGGCACGCTGGTGTACGTGTGGGTGATGGGCCTGCGGAGCTAG